TTGACTCTCTTATCGCAGCGGTTGCAAAGATATTTAACTGCTCAATTCCATATTTTTGAGCAGTTAAATGATGTGTATGTAGAACATTTAATATCTTCTGGATACCAAGTTTTGTGATTTTACCATTTATGTAGTGATCTGTTGATCCTAATATAACAGGAATAGATTTTTTAAAGGATATGGTTAGTTTTTCGTCCTGAATTGATCCAATTACAAGTGTACATGTGTTTGTACCTAAATCAACTATTGCTGTTTTCATTTAATCTTTTCATAAGTTTATACCAATGTTTAAAGGTAAAGAAAACAAATGATAGTATTTCTAAAGGTTGTTAATTTCGAATTGTCTCAAAGCCATCTTTTTCCCACTCTTTTATTCCTCCTTTCAAAACCAAACAGTTTTTATATCCTATTTTCGAAAGTCTGTCAAAGGCTATTTTGGGTCTCATTAGTGTATTATCCACTCCATATAAAATAATGGGATCCTCTTTATCTAAGATGATCTCTTCAATCTTATGTGCAAAGCCAGATTCGGACACGTCGATATTCATAGAATTGGGTATATGATGGCTTAAAAAGTCCTTCTCAGAAAGGACATTGATTATCGTGATCGGAGCCTCTGATTCAAGAATCTCTCGAAGTTGTATTGGTGTAATATAATTCATTGTTAAAATCTTTTTATCAATAAACTATATTTAATTCGTTTTTGTTCAAAAAATAGTCTTTTTTCAAACGGTTGATTGTCAAAAGTTAACCGCAT
The Prolixibacteraceae bacterium DNA segment above includes these coding regions:
- a CDS encoding rhodanese-like domain-containing protein → MNYITPIQLREILESEAPITIINVLSEKDFLSHHIPNSMNIDVSESGFAHKIEEIILDKEDPIILYGVDNTLMRPKIAFDRLSKIGYKNCLVLKGGIKEWEKDGFETIRN